In a single window of the Dreissena polymorpha isolate Duluth1 chromosome 3, UMN_Dpol_1.0, whole genome shotgun sequence genome:
- the LOC127872434 gene encoding perlucin-like protein — MGYEGAGGRGFCPNAWIVFEGSCYLFADEANVSWTEAINFCQSHRHAHRNAHLVTVETRAEDMFIKDTARRLFKSELGTRNSFWMGASDLEVEGPWRWYPNHQMLNYTSFYSVAESHTPDQDCLILWGAFNMGWGDYYCALQIHAIC; from the exons ATGGGATATG AGGGCGCTGGAGGAAGGGGCTTTTGTCCGAATGCCTGGATCGTTTTCGAAGGTTCTTGCTATCTGTTTGCTGACGAGGCCAACGTTTCCTGGACAGAGGCCATT AACTTCTGTCAGTCACATCGCCACGCACACAGGAATGCACACTTGGTAACTGTGGAGACCAGAGCTGAAGATATGTTCATCAAAGATACTGCTCGCAGATTGTTCAAAA GTGAACTCGGAACACGAAACTCCTTCTGGATGGGAGCAAGTGACCTCGAGGTTGAGGGCCCGTGGAGATGGTACCCCAACCACCAGATGCTGAACTACACTAGTTTCTACAGCGTCGCAGAGAGTCATACTCCGGATCAAGATTGCCTCATTCTGTGGGGTGCTTTCAACATGGGTTGGGGTGATTACTATTGTGCTCTCCAAATCCACGCAATTTGTTAG